The following proteins are co-located in the Flammeovirga kamogawensis genome:
- a CDS encoding erythromycin esterase family protein translates to MNYIITSLILLLPIHIFAQKDFDAYVIANTSEIKSLDINYENDNDLTAIKTAIGDARVVMLGEQDHGTGTAFIMKARLIKYLHEQMGFDVIAYESNFYEMQGAYEHDSLNFEDAYEEIFPIWTKCGECKPSFSYIKNTLATDRPLYTTGFDMQFYFKKNFYDDFLKFYEDNHLIVNDEKRFFHIFKTLLKNNQSFELENREEDLTYYFKELNVLYNSYDKDDFWKQVLHSLIGYSEMRTASSLQESLNIRDNYMADNLLWLTQKRFPNKKIIVWAHNYHISRVLHKNFKAITMTDKVYEVLGDQMYSLGFISSEGTTGWANRDNTSSLRKVKNKKFLENKIAGMNFQQAFLDFKSYSGDPVQFLMRYHWGKAYKLYWLDTFDGVIYIDKIYPCTKKEEQMIIQ, encoded by the coding sequence ATGAACTATATTATCACCTCTTTAATTTTACTATTACCAATACACATTTTTGCTCAAAAAGATTTTGATGCTTATGTAATAGCAAACACTTCAGAAATTAAATCTCTTGATATTAATTATGAAAATGACAATGATTTAACTGCTATTAAAACTGCAATAGGAGATGCAAGAGTAGTTATGCTTGGAGAACAGGATCATGGCACAGGAACTGCTTTTATAATGAAGGCAAGATTAATTAAATACCTACATGAACAGATGGGATTCGATGTGATTGCTTATGAAAGTAATTTTTATGAAATGCAAGGGGCATATGAACATGATTCTTTAAATTTTGAAGATGCCTACGAAGAAATCTTTCCTATTTGGACTAAATGTGGAGAATGTAAACCTTCTTTTTCTTACATCAAAAATACACTTGCTACTGATCGTCCATTATACACTACGGGCTTTGATATGCAATTCTATTTTAAGAAAAATTTTTATGACGATTTTTTGAAGTTTTATGAAGACAATCACCTTATTGTAAATGATGAAAAGAGATTCTTTCACATCTTTAAAACACTTTTGAAAAACAATCAATCATTTGAATTAGAAAACAGAGAAGAGGATTTAACCTATTATTTCAAAGAGCTTAATGTATTATATAACTCTTATGATAAAGATGATTTCTGGAAGCAAGTACTACATAGTCTTATTGGCTATTCAGAAATGAGAACAGCTTCAAGTCTACAAGAATCATTAAATATTAGGGATAATTATATGGCTGATAATTTATTATGGCTAACTCAAAAACGATTTCCTAATAAGAAGATAATTGTTTGGGCACACAACTATCATATTTCAAGAGTTTTACATAAGAACTTTAAAGCAATTACTATGACTGATAAAGTATATGAGGTTTTGGGTGATCAAATGTATTCATTAGGTTTTATTTCTTCAGAAGGTACAACAGGTTGGGCAAATCGAGATAATACTTCGTCATTACGTAAAGTGAAAAATAAAAAATTTTTAGAGAATAAGATTGCAGGAATGAACTTTCAACAAGCTTTTCTTGATTTCAAAAGTTACTCAGGAGACCCTGTTCAATTTCTAATGCGATATCACTGGGGAAAAGCATATAAACTGTATTGGTTAGATACTTTTGATGGCGTAATCTATATTGATAAAATATATCCTTGTACTAAGAAAGAAGAACAAATGATCATTCAATAA
- a CDS encoding REP-associated tyrosine transposase produces the protein MARKHIFYDQEATYFVTISVVYWIDVFTREEYRNIVLESLKYCQKEKGLNIHAYVIMSNHIHLIISKELHINISDILRDFKKYTSKSIIKSIQNNVVESRKEWMLWMFQRAGQKNTRNKKYQFWQQHNHPVLLDTSEKLQQRLDYTHDNPIKAGIVQDAKYYLYSSASNYHGMKYNLLEVDVLG, from the coding sequence ATGGCTAGAAAACATATCTTCTACGATCAAGAAGCTACTTATTTTGTCACTATTTCTGTGGTTTATTGGATAGACGTATTTACAAGAGAAGAATACCGTAATATCGTCCTTGAAAGTCTAAAATATTGCCAAAAGGAAAAAGGGCTAAATATTCATGCATATGTGATAATGAGTAATCATATTCATCTTATTATTTCAAAAGAACTACATATCAATATCTCTGATATTCTAAGAGATTTCAAAAAGTACACTTCTAAATCCATTATTAAAAGCATTCAAAACAATGTAGTTGAAAGTAGAAAAGAATGGATGCTTTGGATGTTTCAAAGAGCTGGTCAGAAAAATACTAGGAATAAAAAGTATCAATTTTGGCAACAGCATAATCATCCTGTCCTTTTGGATACATCAGAAAAACTACAACAACGTTTAGATTACACGCATGACAATCCTATCAAAGCAGGAATTGTTCAAGATGCGAAATACTACCTCTATTCTAGTGCTTCTAACTATCATGGTATGAAATATAATCTTTTGGAAGTCGATGTTTTGGGATGA